CTGCGGTGTCTGCGACAACGGCGGTTGAGACACAATGGTCGATGCTCGTGCCGGCAGTCAGCATGAATCTGAAAGAGGTCGAGCGGAACAAGCGCGAACGGCACACGCTCTGGCGCTATGCGATCCTGCGCCTCCATGAGGTCGTGCAGGATATCGTGCCGCACCTGACCGACGGGGATCGGAACCGTTTCGATACCGGGCTTAGCCGGGTCTTCGTCGACAATTACGCAGCGGTCCCATCCGCGATCCGCAGACTGCTGGCGCTGCGCGAAGCAGGCGTGATCCGCGTGCTGGAACTGGGACCGGATTGTGAAATGGATGTGAACGAACACGGCACTTCGATCGCCGCCGGGAATTCCGTCCATCGCTTTCGAATATTCATCGACGCGCGCGGGCAGAAGCCGCTTGAGACGAAGGACTTGCCGTTTCCGACATTGTGCGCGCAGTTGCGGGCGGCCGGCGGTGACGTTCCAAATATCGATGACGCTTATACATTGCCGGGGCCGGCTGTCGCGCGGGGGCCCCAATGCCTTCGGCGCTGCCCTACCTGATGCACGATCGGCCCTTCGTGCAAGGCATCACCGCAAGCGCCGAAATCGGTGCAGAGATCGGAAAAGCAGTATCGAGACGCGATCTTCGCCCGACATGTGGATGAAAGGCGCCGAAGTTCGAGGATATCGGGCTCGCCCCATCAAGACTTAGCGGAAACGACGGTTCAATGGACAAGACCGCTTTGACGCAGACCATCGAGCACGAACTGAACAGCCAGGGCGGCCAGCAGGACGCCGGAAATGCGTCCGACGACGTCCGAACCGGTCTGGCCAAGACAACGCTGAAGCACGTCCGCGAGAAGCATGGCGACGAAAGTGAGCGCCAGGCAAACGGCGAGGATCACGAGCACCGCAAGCTCGTCCGACCAGCGCTCCAGACGGCTCATCAGAAGCACGACGGCCGAGAGGCTTCCAGGACCCGCGATCATCGGAAAGGCCAGCGGCAGCACGGCAATGTCGCCCGGACGTTCGGCCTCGCGATGCTCGCCTTCGCTGATGGACGACAGGCCGGGACTCGCAAAGGTCAGCGTCAGGGCCTGCAAAAAAAGCAGAATGCCGCCCGCTATCTGGAAGGCCGGGAGTGTGACATGCAGAAGGCCGAGCAGCAGATTGCCTCCAAGCGCGAAGAGCAGCAGCATGACGCCGGCAATGCTGACCGAGCGTGCGGCGAGGCTCGTGCGGCGCGATCGGTGCACGCCGGTCGTGAGGCTGGCGAACACCGCCGCGGTCTCGATCGGGCCGATGGTGACGAAAAGGGTCACGAAGGCCGACCAAAGGCTGAGCGAAATATCCATCGCGGCGCATTATGCCGATGCGCTGTGGCTGCCGCCGCGCCGCTGCCGGTCAATCATCACGCAGAGCTTATCGTCCGGGATGCCGTCGAGACGCTGCAGCACGTCCACGATGTCGTCGAACGACACCGGCGTCTTGGCGCCCGGTGCGAGGCGAAGGTCAGGACGGCACTCGACTGAACAGGCATCAGAGGCCCAGGATGAAAGGATCGCGCGCTTCTCCGACAGCGAAAGCGTCGCGTCCGCCAGGACATCCTTCGGGCGGCGGAAATACCGCGCCGGCGTCAGCAGCCGATCGAGTTCATCGTCGCCGGTATAGGGCCGGCAGGGCGGCATTGGATTTGTATCTTTGCCATCGTCGAACATCGCAGCCTCCCGGTTTTTTCCCTTTCCCTAGTAGAGAGCGAAGCGGGCCGGCGAGCGGCCCGCTTCGCGCGTCAAAGTGCTGACCGGCCCTTTGGCTCCGGAGCGGCGCTCCACCTTGCCTGGATCGGCCTCGCCGCGGCAGGGGCCGCGGGGTCGCCGCAATCGCCGCTGGTCTGCGAAACGACCTGCGGCTTGCCGCCGGTTTCGGGCGCACGGATCTGGATCGTTCGGACGCAGGAGCGCGCGCCGTTCGTGGTTACGATCCAGCTAGAGCTGCTGGTGCCCGGCGGCAGGGCGCGGCGCGCCGCGTCGTTCAGACCACCGTTCGGGGCTTGCAGCGCTTGCACCTGACGCAGCATCGCATCCATCTGCCGGTCCATGGCCGCATCCAGCGCCTCGAAGTCTGCAAAGGGCCGGGTCCGGTTCGCCGGGACCGTCCAGAAGAACGGATGCGCATCGAAGACGATCTTCGGCGCGACATCGCCCGTGTACTGGACATGCTCCACGCCGCCACCGGGCAATGGGATCGTGATGTCGTGGACGGCGGGGCGGCTGGCGGCCAAAGCAACCGACCCTGCTAGCAGCAGCGTGCCCGCACCGGCCGCCACGACGGGAAGGAATGATTTCATGGCTGTCTCCCTGGCCGTGGGTTTCAGACGGCCGGAAATCTAGCGCGGGAAATCGGACCTTCAAGATCCGAGCGTCTGTTCTGCCGTGAAATTTTTGAAGGGTTCGCTGTCGACGACGGAGGCCGGACGAATCGAAAACAACGCGTCAGAGCGCCGAAGTCTTCATGTCAGGCGCAGAAATTTTCCTGAGGCAAAGACCTTGAAGAGATCGGCCGGACTTCTAGATCGAATCCCGCCGGACGCCCGTCGTGGGTCCGGATAGTTCTTATTCCAGGACGAAACTCGTATCCGTGTTGCTCGAAAGGAGGATGTGGCTATGAGAGACACGATCGACATCACCAATTTCGGCCGGTCGGCGATCGGCTTCGAGCGCATGCTCGACTTGCTGCGCAGCAATCTGGGCGATCCTGGCGACAGCTATCCACCCTACAATATCGAAAAGACCGGGGACGACCGCTACCGCATCGTGCTGGCCGTAGCCGGTTTCGCCGACAGCGAGCTGACCGTCACGCAGGAGCAGAATCGGCTGATCGTTACCGGACAGAAAGACGAGACACCGAAGCGCGGTACGTTCCTCCATCAGGGGATCGCCGGGCAGCCCTTCACGCGGCATTTCGGTCTCGCCGACTACGTCCAGGTTCGCGAGGCCAGACTGGCCAACGGATTGCTGACCATCGAGCTCGACCGCCAGTTGCCCGAGGCGATGAAACCGCGGCGCATAGCGATCGGCGGCGAGACCAATGCTTCGGCTGCGAAGCGCGCGGCCTGACCGGGACCAGCAAGACGAAATCGGCGGGCGTCGCGGAGCGCGCCGCCCGCTCATCAATGAAGGAGAAGACCATGAACATGCGCAGTCTCATTCCCTGGGCACGCGAAACCGCGTTGCCCGCCAACCGTTCCACCGACGAGCCCAGCCCGTTCCTGTCGCTGCACCGGCAGGTCAACCGGCTGTTCGACGATTTTTTCCGCGACTTCGACGCGCCGCTGGCGCGCGGCTGGTCGGCAGGCTGGCCGAGCGTCGAGGTCAGCGACGGGGACAAGGAGGTGACGGTCGTGGCCGAGCTTCCCGGGCTCGACGAGAAGGACATCGACATCACGTTGCGCGACGGCATTCTGACGCTCAAGGGCGAGAAGAAACACGAGAGCAACGGCGCCGTTTACAGCGAGCGCTGGCACGGGCAGTTCGCCCGCGCGATCCCGCTGGGGTCGGATGTCGATGCCGATAAGGTGAGGGCCGCGTTCAACAAGGGCGTGCTGACGATCACGCTCCCGAAACGGCCAGAGGCGCAGAGCAGCGTCAAGCGCATCGCGATCAATCGCGACTGACGTCCGCGTCGGGTGGCACGCCAGTCCGTTCGCGTGCCACCCGTTCCGCGAATTTGCCTGCGACAGCGGGTGAACCGCCGCCAATTCGGCGGTCAAGTCCGCCGGCTCCGAGGTGGAACGAAGGCAAACGTCGAACGTCCGGCCTGTCCGTTCCAGGTGCCATACCCCCCCAAGTTAACTTATTGTAATTATTAGGTTAGTGCCGGCAGAATTTTTTGGCACTCCCCTCTTGAACCTGCCAGCACGTTTTCTAAATCGACAATCGTCCGGCGCGGAGCCGGGCTCTGGACACCGTTGTTTTGCAATTGGAGGAACTGCATGCATTTCCGTCCCTTGCACGACCGCGTGGTTGTGCGCCGCATCGAGGCCGATCAGAAGACGGCCGGCGGCATCATCATCCCTGACACCGCGCAGGAAAAGCCGCAGGAGGGCGAAGTCGTCTCCGTCGGTCCCGGCGCGCGCAACGACCGGGGCGAGCTGATCGCGACCGAGCTCAAGCCCGGCGACCGGGTGCTGTTCGGCAAATGGTCGGGCACCGAGGTCAAGATCGACGGTCAGGAGCTGTTGATCATGAAGGAGACCGACATCATGGGCGTGATCGAGAAGGTCGCGTCGTTCAAAAAGGCCGCCTGATCGGGGCCTCCAAGCTGTTTGAGCCTAGGAAAGGAGTGAGAGGCAAATGGCTGCGAAGGAAGTCAAATTCTCAACCGACGCGCGCGAGAAGATGCTGCGCGGCGTCGATATTCTGGCAAACGCCGTGAAGGTGACGCTGGGTCCCAAGGGCCGCAATGTCGTCATCGAGAAGTCGTTCGGCGCGCCGCGCATCACCAAGGATGGCGTGACGGTCGCCAAGGAAGTGGAGCTCGAAGACAAGTTCGAGAACATGGGCGCCCAGATGGTGCGCGAAGTCGCGAGCAAGACCAACGATCTGGCCGGCGACGGCACCACCACCGCGACGGTTCTGGCCCAGGCGATCGTGCGCGAAGGCACCAAATCCGTGGCCGCCGGCATGAATCCGATGGACCTGAAGCGCGGCATCGACCTCGCCGTCGAGGCCGTCGTGAAAGACCTCAAGAGCCACGCCAAGAAGGTCAGCGCGAATGACGAGATCGCCCAGGTCGGCACCATCTCGGCCAATGGCGACCACGAGATAGGCCGCTTCCTGGCTGACGCAATGGCGAAGGTCGGCAATGAAGGTGTCATCACTGTCGAAGAGGCCAAGAGCCTGCAGACCGAGCTCGAAGTGGTCGAGGGCATGCAGTTCGACCGCGGCTATGTCTCGCCTTATTTCATCACCAATGCCGACAAGATGCGCGTCGAGCTCGAAGAGCCCTATGTGCTGATCCACGAGAAGAAGCTGTCCAACCTGCAGGCGATCCTGCCGGTGCTGGAAGCCGTCGTGCAGTCGGGCAAGCCCCTGCTCATCATTGCGGAAGAGGTCGAGGGCGAGGCGCTGGCTACGCTGGTCGTCAACAAGCTGCGCGGTGGCCTCAAGGTTGCGGCGGTCAAGGCGCCTGGCTTTGGCGACCGCCGCAAGGCCATGCTGGAGGACATCGCGATCCTGACCGGTGGCACGGCGATCTCCGAGGATCTCGGCATCAAGCTCGAGAACGTCACCCTCGCTATGCTCGGCCACGCCAAGAAGGTCGCGATCGACAAGGACAACACCACGATCGTCGATGGCGCCGGCAAGAAGGCGGAGATCGAGGCCCGCATCAAGCAGATCCGCGGCCAGATCGAGGAGACGACCTCCGACTACGACCGCGAGAAGCTGCAGGAGCGGCTGGCCAAGCTCTCCGGCGGCGTGGCGGTGATCCGCGTCGGCGGCGCGACCGAAGTCGAGGTGAAGGAGAAAAAGGACCGCGTCGATGACGCGCTGCATGCGACCCGTGCGGCGGTCGAGGAAGGCATCCTGCCCGGCGGTGGCATCGCGCTGCTGCGCGCGCTGAAGGCGCTCGAAGGCCTCAAGCCCGAGAATGAGGACCAGCGTGCCGGTGTCGAGATCGTGCGCCGTGCCATCCAGGTGCCGGCGCGCCAGATCGCGCAGAACGCCGGTGCCGACGGCTCGGTCGTGGTCGGCAAGCTCCTGGAGAAGAGCGACTACAGCTGGGGCTACAACGCTGCGACCGGCGAGTATCAGGACCTGGTCCGTGCCGGCATCATCGATCCGGCGAAGGTGGTGCGCACCGCGCTGCAGGATGCGGCCTCGGTTGCGTCCCTGCTCATCACCACCGAGGCCCTGATCGCCGAGAAGCCGAAGCGGGACAAGGCGCCCGCGCCGGCTGGCATGGGCGATATGGACTTCTAAACCTGTCGAAGGCCCGGCCTCGCTGGGCCGGGCCTTCGTCGTTCAATAGACGGCCCTGGAGGAGCCGTGGGAGCAATGCCATGAAGATGGACATTTTGAACAAGATTCTTCACGACGGCGCTATCGTGCCGAAGCGCCACTTCGCCTTCCCGCAAGAGGTGACCGACGATCCATCTCTCAGCACGGAAGAAAAGCGCGCCATTCTCTGCGAGTGGGCCTCGGACGCCTGTGCCGTCCCCTCATTCCCGACCTTGCGAATGCTGCCGGGTACGACCTTTCCGGTGACGTTCTCGGCTGTCATGGATGCACTGGCAGAGTTGGATCGCCAGACCTTCCTGCAAGACGAGGCGCGCGCATCCCGCGGGACTTCAACGGTCGTGCCGCTGCCCCGCAGGGACCGCGCCTCGCCCTTACGGTCCGCGACAGCGCAGCCTCTGCAAGCGTGATCCAGCCCAGGAGCAGACGATGTGCGCATCGGCGGACAAGCTGATCACCGGCGCGGCGGTGCTTCTTTTCGTAACCGTCGCCACCGTTTCACCTGCGAAGGCGGAAGCGCTCGAGTGCAAGGATACGATCCTGAACGAACCGGCGTTTCATCTGCGCACCGATGTCCAGAACTCCACCGTAACGCTGGAGCCGACGCCGAGTTCGTTCATCGCCCCGCAGGGGATTTACACGCTTCCCGCGCAGCAGGCGAACGGCGCGCTCAAATGGGCGATGCCGCACGCTCTGGGCACGCTGGAGTTTGTGCTCGACGGAAAGACCGGCGCCGTGACCGTCGACCGGCTCTCAAGCGGTCGGCGCGAAAACTACGCAGGCTTTTCATGCACGAAAGCCACGGACACAAGTCCGCAAACCTGAACGTGTCGAAATGGAGAAAGAGATGAGACCCACGCGAAACAGAATCGCCTCCCGGCTTCTGGCCTCATGCCTTGCGCTCGCCACCGTGCCGAGCGTGGCCATAGCCGCAGTTTCAAACCCGCCCAGCAACGCCGCGGTGACGAATGCGGCGCCTCCTTCCGGGCAATATGCGCCGCCGCCGTCTGGTGCCGAAACCTCGGGATCGGCATATGACGATCGCGCTCAGCGCTATGATCGCGACTATGCCGATCATTATTCGCACTGGGCCGCGCAGAATTGTGTCGATGAACGCAATAGCAATACCGCGGCGGGCGCCATCATCGGCGGTGTCCTCGGAGCTGCCCTTGGCGCAGGTGCCAGTCACGGGCATGCGGCCGGAGCTCTCGCAGGCGGCGCGGTTGGTGCGGTCGCCGGCGCTGCGGTCGGAAATGCGAGCACGGCCTGTCCGCCCGGATATGTCGTGCGCGCCGGTTCGCCGGCCTTCTACTATGATGGCCCGATCTATTACGGTCCCGACGTGGTTTACGGTCCGGCCTGGTATCAGCCCTGGGTGTGGGTCGATGGACATTGGATCTACCGGCCCTATCGCTACTGGTACTGGTATCATCCCGTCTACTGGCGCCCGGGCTGGCATGCGGGGCCTTGGCACTATTCCTATCACCGGTGGTGAGCCCCTTCGATCCCTACGCGGATGGCCCCTTAGGGGGAACAAGTCGGATGGAGTCTGGCAGGTAGCCGAGCGGCTCGGGCCTTAAAGCCTGAACCGCTGCTATCTGCTTCTGCCCGAGCGCCGGGTTCATCGTTTAGTGCAGGTCGATATCTCCGGCTGGCCCTGCGGGTCGCCGGGATTAGCATCGGTCACCGCGGACTCCGGCTGCATAGCGTTACCAATATTGGATAGCGCGCTGACGCAGAAGCGACACGAGGCTAGTTCCAGCCCAATTGCATCGGCTCCGAATGGGCTTGCAACACACAATGATTCATACCATACCATATTACTATATAATGTGAACTCCAGGTGTGCGAGCCTTCCATGAGCGATGCGGCGGAATTCCTCTGGTACATTCCCAATCAAATCATACCTGGGCATCGCGGCGATTCGGCCGGCGAAGGCCATAACAGCCTGGATACCCTCACCCGCCACGCGAGGGCGCTGGAAGATCATGGCTGGAAAGGCGCGCTGATCGGCACCGGCTGGGGACGGCCTGACACCTTTACCGTTGCGACCGCGCTCACCGCGCGGACGACCAGCTTCGAGCCCTTGATTGCCATCCGTCCGGGATACTGGCGACCGGCCAACTTCGCCTCCGCCGCGGCCACCCTCGATCATCTTTCGGGCGGCCGCGTGCGCATCAACATCGTTTCGGGCAAGGACAATTTGGCGGCCTATGGCGACAGTGAAGGCGACCAGGCGCACCGCTATGCCCGGACCAAGGAATTCATGCGGCTGATCCGCCGGCTCTGGACCGAGGAGAATGTCACCTTTGCGGGCGAGCACTTCCAGGTAACCGACTCCACCGTCCAGCCGCGCCTTCCCGCGCGAGGAGACCGCAAGCATCCCAGGCTTTATTTCGGCGGCGCGTCGGAAGCGGCCGAACGGGTGTCGGCGACGGAATCCGATGTCCAACTCTTCTGGGGCGAGCCGCTGGACGGGGTGCGCGAGCGCATCGAGCGCCTCAAGGCGTTGAGCAAGCAGCTGGACCGCGATTTGCCGCCGCTGGAATTCGGCTTGCGGATCACAACCTTCGTGCGCGACACCGCCGAGCAGGCTTGGGCCGATGCGGAAGCAAGGGTCGCCGAGATGGCCAAGAAGACGGAGGATGGCTTCGACTATCACCGTCGCTCGGTCGCGGTGGGCCAGCAGCGGCTGCTGAATCTGCAGGCGCGGGGCGACGTTCTGGACGACAATCTCTACACCGCGCCGGGCAGGTTCGGCGGCGGCGGCGCGGGTACGACCTGGCTGGTCGGCTCGGCGGCGGATGTCGCAAGGTCGTTGAAGAAATACCGCGACCTGGGCATTTCCCATTTCGTGCTGTCGGACACCCCCTACTTGAACGAGATCAAGCGACAGGGCGATCAGCTGCTTCCGCTGTTACGCGACTGACAGTCGTTGCGCGGGCAGGGTAAAACCATATCGATGTAGTATACATCCACAAGGCGATGGAAATGGGCTTGCGCGTTTCGACGATCGTTGCCGCCGTTATGGCGGTCCTGCTGGTCGCGCCGGGCGTTAGCGCGGCGGACTTGCCGCTCAATGCGCCGCTGCCCGACAAGGTTCCTCCCGGCACCACGCTGGTGGTGGGCGGTCCCACGCTGGAGACCGCGTTCAGGCTCTCGGGCGAGTTGCAGAGGCTGCCCTTCAAGGTGGTCTTCACCACGTTCAGCGGCGGCCCGGCGGTGCTGGATGCCTTCCGCGCAAACGCGCTGGATGTGGGTTTGGGCAACGACATCCCGGCGATCCATGAGACTTTCATCGGTTTCGATGTGCGGATCGTCGCGGTGGCGGGACGGCGCGGCGGCACAAGCGGCGTGTCGTTCGGCATCGCACCGGGCGCGAACATCCGCACGCCGGCCGACCTGCGCGGCAAGCGTATTGCCTACAGCGCCGGCCAGGCCCAGGGCTCGGTGGTTTTGCGCACCCTCAGCCGCTATGGCATCGCCAAGGATCAGGTGACGCTGGTGCCGCTGCCCTCCCGCAACGACGTTTATGTCAATGCGCTTAAATCGCACCTTGTCGATGCGGCGCCGCTCGGCGCCACCGTTTTCACCAAGCACTACATCGACGATTTCGGCCGGGACGGCGCCAGAATCCTGACGCCGGCGGGCGTGCCGGAAAATCCGATCAACCTGTGGGTGAGGACCGATACACTGAAAGATCCGGCCAAGGCTGCGGCGCTTAAACTGTATCTGCAGGCTTACATTCGGGCCCAGCACTGGGTGGATACCCACCGGGAGCAATGGATCGACGCTTATTATATCAAGAACCAGGGCCTTTCGCATGCCGATGCGGACTATCTGGTGAGCAGCACCGGCGCGTTCGTCTTCCTTGCCAACTGGGACCAGGCCATCCGCGACGAGCAGGAAACCATCAACTTCATGGCGCGGGAGACGGGGCAGAAGCCCTTCGATGCGCGCACGATCTTCGACCGACGCTTCGAGTCCGTTGCGGCGCAGGCGCTGGGCGCCAAGATCGGGAAATAGATAGGCGACAATAAAAGGGTCGGGCGGCGACGCGGGACTTTCTTTTCGAACCTAGCCCGATCAGGCAACGATGCGGCCCTGATAAGGGTGGCCGGGATCGTTGTAGCCAGGCGTCGAGGGATGGCCGGTAGCGACGAAGCGGTCGATCAGCGCTTCATCCTCCGCTGTGAAGCGGTAGGCGAGGGCCGGGACATAATCCTCCCACTGCGCCAGGGTGCGAGGCCCGGTGATCGCCGACGTGATCAGCTTGTTGTTCAGCACCCAGGCCAGGGCGAACTGGCCGGGGGTGATGCCGAGCGTTTCGACATGGCGCTTGATCGCCTGCGCCAGCTCCAGCGATTCCGGCCGGTATTCGGTCTGCTGCATGCGTACGTCCTTGCGGCCGGCGCGGCTGTCCGGATCGGGCGCTTTGTCGGGATCGTATTTGGCCGTCAGCACACCGCGCGCCAGGGGGCTGTAGGGCACAACGCCGACACCGTAATGGAAGCAGGCGGTGAGATGTTCCTGCTCGATCTGGCGGTTGGCCAAATTGTAGAGCGGCTGGCTGGCGGCCGGACGGTCGACGCCCAGCGCGTCGGCGATATGCGAGAATTCGGCGATCTTCCAGCTGCGGTGGTTGGAAAGGCCGTAATAGCGCAGCTTGCCGGCCTTGATCAGGTCGCCCAGCGCGCCGACTTGTTCCTCCACCCGCACATCCCGATCCTCGCGGTGGATATAGACCAGGTCAATATAGTCGGTGCGAAGGCGCTTCAGGCTGGCCTCGACCGCCTGCACGATATATTTGCGCGAGGCGCCGCTCTGGTTGGGCCAGACGCTTTGGCCGCCGGCGAATTTGGTCGCCAGAATCCACTTGTCGCGGTTGGGCGCGATCAGCCGGCCCACCACGTCCTCCGATTTGCCGGCATTGTAGACGTCGGCGGTGTCCAGGAAATTGACGCCCTGCTCGAAAGCGCGGGCGGCAATCTGTCCAGCCACGGCTTCGTCGGTCTGGTTGCCGAACATCATGGTGCCGAGGCAAAGCGGGGAAACCTGGATGCCGCTACGGCCCAACTGACGATATTTCATATTTTCCACTTCAAGGATGATCGATGCGAAGGCTGTCGGCTCAGATGGCGGCCAGTGCCTCTTCGGGACTGGCATAGACGCCCATCTGGGCGAGCAATCTGGCGCGCAGAGCCCGCCGGCCCGTGCCATTGCGCGTCTGGGGATCGACGGCGAAATCGGTGACCAGCTTGCCTTCCTCCAGCACGACGATCCGGTCGGCCAGCTTGATGGCCTCCTCGACATCATGGGTGACCAGCAGCACGGCGGGGCGGTGACGCTGGCACAGGCGACGCAGCAGATCGTGCATGCGCAAGCGCGTCAGGGCATCCAGGGCGCTGAAAGGCTCGTCGGCCAGCAGCAGGTCGGGCGCGCGCACCAGCGAGCGCGCCAGGGCGGCGCGTTGCTGCTCGCCGCCGGAAAGCTGGTTCGGCCAGGCAAAGGCGCGGCTGGTAAGTTCGACCTCTTCCAGCGCCTGCACGGCGCGCTTTTTTACGTCCGGCCCTTGCAGGCCCAGGGTGACATTGTCGATCACCCGCTTCCAGGGCAGCAGGCGCGCATCCTGGAAGACCACCGAGACATTCTGCGGCACCACCAGTTCCCCGGAGCCGGCGACGCCGTGGTCGAACTGCGCCAGCGCCCGCAGCAGCGTACTCTTGCCGGAGCCGCTGCGGCCCAGCAGGGCCACGAACTCGCCCTTTTGGATGTCGAGGTCCAGGCCGTTGAGCACACCGCGGCCGCTGAAGCCGCGCGTCAGGCCGCGGACCCGCACGGTGGGAAAGGCATTCAATTCGCGAAGGTGCGCTGCCATGACAAGGCTCTTTTCTGAATGAGGCGGACGACCGCGTCCGAGGCGAAGCCGAGCGCGGCATAGACCACCAGGCCCACCAGCACGACGTTGATCTGCCCATAGCTGCCGGCCAGGTTGATCATGTAGCCGATGCCGCTGGTGGCGTTGATCTGCTCGACCACGACCAGCGCCAGCCAGGCGCCGGTGACGCCGAAGCGCAGGCCCAGCAGCAGGCCTGGAAGCGCGCCCGGCAGCACGACATGCCAGATGAAGCCGGGATAGCCGAGGTCCAGCGAGTCGGCCAGCTCGATGAATCGGCTGTCGATACCGCGCAGATAGGAATGAACGTTGATGTAGACCGGGATGAAGACGGTGATCGCGATGATGATCACCTTCATGGATTCGCCGATGCCCAGATACAGCATCAGCAACGGGATCAGCGCCAGGGTGGGAATGGCGCGCTTGATCTGGATGATGCCGTCGACGAGATATTCGCCGAGGCGGCTGAGGCCCGAAACCAGCGCCACCAGCACGCCCGCGGCAACGCCGATGCCGAAGCCCTGCGCCACGCGCAGCAGCGACACCAGCAGATTATCCTGCAGGCGACCGTCCGCGATCAGGTCGCGCGCGGTGCTGACCACGGTCCAGGGCGCAGGCAGCGAGCGTTCGTCGATCGCGCCGGTGGCTGAGCCGATGATCCAGGCGGCCAGCAGCAGGATCGGTCCGAAGGTCCAGCCATAGCGGATGGGCTTGCCCAGCCGCAGCGAACGCCGCCGCCGCGCCACCGGCTTGGGCTCAAACGGGGAGGATGCCGCAATGCCGGCGGGTTCGGGAACGGCAGATACGAATTTGGTGTCAACACTCGCGATCGACATGGCGGTTCCTGTCACCGGTCCGATTACCGTGTTAAAGTCTATCTATCTCATAGAGATTGAACAAGACGGTGCCGTCGGCGTCGCAAGATATGGAAACCGGAGTTTTTCGATGATCAGCCAGGCCCCTGAATCCCTGTTTTGGGCGCGCAACCGCGATCCCGACAGTCCTGCCCCCGGTCCCTGGAACGATGTTGTCGCCGGCTTGGTCAATCACCGTTCCGTGCGCAACTTCGCCTCTGCCGCCCTGCCGCAGGGATTGGCGGAGACGCTGGTGGCCGCCGCGCAATCCGCCGCCAGTTCCTCAAACCTGCAGACCTGGAGCGTGGTGGCGGTGGAAGACGCCGCGCGCAAGGCGCGGCTCAGCGAACTGGCCGGGAACCAGGCTTTCGTCCGTCAGGCGCCCCTGTTCCTGGTCTGGCTGGCGGATCTGTCTCGCAATGAGCGCGTGGCGGCGGAGCGTCAGATCAAACTGGAAGCGATCGATTATCTGGAGACGCTCTTCATCGGCATCATCGACGCGGCACTCGCCGCCCAGAATGCGGTAGTAGCGCTGGAATCGCTT
Above is a window of Rhizomicrobium sp. DNA encoding:
- a CDS encoding MarC family protein; this translates as MDISLSLWSAFVTLFVTIGPIETAAVFASLTTGVHRSRRTSLAARSVSIAGVMLLLFALGGNLLLGLLHVTLPAFQIAGGILLFLQALTLTFASPGLSSISEGEHREAERPGDIAVLPLAFPMIAGPGSLSAVVLLMSRLERWSDELAVLVILAVCLALTFVAMLLADVLQRCLGQTGSDVVGRISGVLLAALAVQFVLDGLRQSGLVH
- a CDS encoding Hsp20 family protein; translated protein: MRDTIDITNFGRSAIGFERMLDLLRSNLGDPGDSYPPYNIEKTGDDRYRIVLAVAGFADSELTVTQEQNRLIVTGQKDETPKRGTFLHQGIAGQPFTRHFGLADYVQVREARLANGLLTIELDRQLPEAMKPRRIAIGGETNASAAKRAA
- a CDS encoding Hsp20/alpha crystallin family protein, translating into MNMRSLIPWARETALPANRSTDEPSPFLSLHRQVNRLFDDFFRDFDAPLARGWSAGWPSVEVSDGDKEVTVVAELPGLDEKDIDITLRDGILTLKGEKKHESNGAVYSERWHGQFARAIPLGSDVDADKVRAAFNKGVLTITLPKRPEAQSSVKRIAINRD
- a CDS encoding co-chaperone GroES, whose translation is MHFRPLHDRVVVRRIEADQKTAGGIIIPDTAQEKPQEGEVVSVGPGARNDRGELIATELKPGDRVLFGKWSGTEVKIDGQELLIMKETDIMGVIEKVASFKKAA
- the groL gene encoding chaperonin GroEL (60 kDa chaperone family; promotes refolding of misfolded polypeptides especially under stressful conditions; forms two stacked rings of heptamers to form a barrel-shaped 14mer; ends can be capped by GroES; misfolded proteins enter the barrel where they are refolded when GroES binds) gives rise to the protein MAAKEVKFSTDAREKMLRGVDILANAVKVTLGPKGRNVVIEKSFGAPRITKDGVTVAKEVELEDKFENMGAQMVREVASKTNDLAGDGTTTATVLAQAIVREGTKSVAAGMNPMDLKRGIDLAVEAVVKDLKSHAKKVSANDEIAQVGTISANGDHEIGRFLADAMAKVGNEGVITVEEAKSLQTELEVVEGMQFDRGYVSPYFITNADKMRVELEEPYVLIHEKKLSNLQAILPVLEAVVQSGKPLLIIAEEVEGEALATLVVNKLRGGLKVAAVKAPGFGDRRKAMLEDIAILTGGTAISEDLGIKLENVTLAMLGHAKKVAIDKDNTTIVDGAGKKAEIEARIKQIRGQIEETTSDYDREKLQERLAKLSGGVAVIRVGGATEVEVKEKKDRVDDALHATRAAVEEGILPGGGIALLRALKALEGLKPENEDQRAGVEIVRRAIQVPARQIAQNAGADGSVVVGKLLEKSDYSWGYNAATGEYQDLVRAGIIDPAKVVRTALQDAASVASLLITTEALIAEKPKRDKAPAPAGMGDMDF
- a CDS encoding LLM class flavin-dependent oxidoreductase is translated as MSDAAEFLWYIPNQIIPGHRGDSAGEGHNSLDTLTRHARALEDHGWKGALIGTGWGRPDTFTVATALTARTTSFEPLIAIRPGYWRPANFASAAATLDHLSGGRVRINIVSGKDNLAAYGDSEGDQAHRYARTKEFMRLIRRLWTEENVTFAGEHFQVTDSTVQPRLPARGDRKHPRLYFGGASEAAERVSATESDVQLFWGEPLDGVRERIERLKALSKQLDRDLPPLEFGLRITTFVRDTAEQAWADAEARVAEMAKKTEDGFDYHRRSVAVGQQRLLNLQARGDVLDDNLYTAPGRFGGGGAGTTWLVGSAADVARSLKKYRDLGISHFVLSDTPYLNEIKRQGDQLLPLLRD
- a CDS encoding ABC transporter substrate-binding protein, whose protein sequence is MGLRVSTIVAAVMAVLLVAPGVSAADLPLNAPLPDKVPPGTTLVVGGPTLETAFRLSGELQRLPFKVVFTTFSGGPAVLDAFRANALDVGLGNDIPAIHETFIGFDVRIVAVAGRRGGTSGVSFGIAPGANIRTPADLRGKRIAYSAGQAQGSVVLRTLSRYGIAKDQVTLVPLPSRNDVYVNALKSHLVDAAPLGATVFTKHYIDDFGRDGARILTPAGVPENPINLWVRTDTLKDPAKAAALKLYLQAYIRAQHWVDTHREQWIDAYYIKNQGLSHADADYLVSSTGAFVFLANWDQAIRDEQETINFMARETGQKPFDARTIFDRRFESVAAQALGAKIGK